One part of the Gossypium raimondii isolate GPD5lz chromosome 1, ASM2569854v1, whole genome shotgun sequence genome encodes these proteins:
- the LOC105773873 gene encoding chaperone protein dnaJ C76, chloroplastic, translating into MPAICLPLYTPSTSIINNTLTSKPNSKNLPYHHHRRRQSLACKASADSPSSILNFDLYDLLGIESSSDQSQIKTAYRALQKRCHPDIAGPTGHDMAIILNEAYSVLSDPGSRLAYDKEQAKMAELRGYTGKPLYSVWLGSESEQRAVFVDEIKCVGCLKCALFAEKTFAIESVYGRARVIGQWADPEHKILEAIEACPVDCISMVERSDLAALEFLMSKQPRGNVRVGVGNTVGARVSNIFVEVKKFQTRYFDAMDKGSNKESKEADRRREARMSAIHAIKSISRWWYWQSPNTGTPSAKSELSLTHISRKSSEPNINKIRDAAAARKQVRESSKTTRSRAPSSYLYDDEYWIPSRHALPASVENNSSSRVAPKPPKTNPRNETDNRHYGKDRRTRNSIEWGIPTVAAMVAAVIVRLQVGDRVAGEITEHVGGSLALTMVNSSWSQVILAGITWYLIASTIVELIETIRNR; encoded by the exons ATGCCTGCAATATGTTTACCTTTGTACACACCTTCAACTTCAATCATAAACAATACCTTAACTTCGAAACCAAATTCTAAGAATTTGCcttatcatcatcatcgtcgTCGTCAATCTTTAGCATGTAAGGCTTCGGCCGATTCTCCTTCTTCGATACTCAATTTCGATCTCTACGATCTTTTGGGAATAGAAAGCTCGTCGGATCAATCACAGATCAAAACGGCTTACCGTGCCTTGCAAAAGCGGTGCCATCCTGATATTGCTGGACCAACGGGTCATGATATGGCTATTATACTCAATGAAGCTTATTCGGTTTTGTCTGATCCTGGTTCTCGTTTGGCTTATGACAAG GAACAAGCAAAGATGGCAGAGCTTAGGGGCTATACAGGGAAGCCATTATATTCAGTGTGGCTTGGTTCTGAAAGTGAACAACGAGCAGTGTTTGTTGATGAAATCAAGTGTGTTGGTTGCTTAAAATGTGCTTTGTTTGCCGAAAAAACGTTCGCTATCGAATCCGTGTACGGAAGAGCTCGAGTCATCGGTCAATGGGCTGATCCCGAACACAAAATCCTAGAAGCCATTGAAGCTTGTCctgttgattgcatttc AATGGTGGAGAGATCAGATCTTGCGGCATTGGAGTTTTTAATGTCGAAGCAACCTCGAGGAAATGTTCGAGTTGGTGTCGGGAATACGGTGGGCGCTCGTGTCTCGAACATATTTGTCGAAGTAAAGAAGTTTCAAACCAGATATTTTGATGCCATGGACAAAGGTTCTAACAAAGAATCCAAG GAGGCTGACCGTCGTCGAGAAGCAAGGATGTCGGCAATTCATGCGATAAAATCGATTTCAAGATGGTGGTATTGGCAATCACCTAATACCGGTACACCATCGGCCAAGTCTGAACTAAGCTTGACACACATTTCCCGAAAATCATCTGAACCAAACATTAACAAGATCCGTGATGCCGCTGCTGCTAGAAAACAAGTAAGGGAGAGTTCAAAAACGACCAGATCTCGAGCCCCGTCGAGTTATTTGTACGATGACGAGTATTGGATCCCATCAAGACATGCTCTTCCAGCTTCGGTAGAAAACAACTCAAGCTCTAGAGTTGCACCAAAGCCTCCAAAAACTAACCCGAGGAACGAAACGGACAACCGACATTACGGAAAAGATAGAAGGACAAGGAACTCGATAGAATGGGGAATCCCAACGGTGGCTGCAATGGTGGCTGCTGTTATAGTTCGACTACAAGTCGGGGACAGAGTGGCCGGTGAAATAACCGAACACGTTGGTGGCTCGCTGGCACTAACAATGGTTAATAGCTCATGGTCCCAAGTTATTTTAGCAGGGATTACATGGTACTTGATTGCGTCAACCATAGTGGAACTAATAGAAACAATAAGAAATAGATAA
- the LOC105773860 gene encoding nucleolin 1 — MGKSSKKSTPKVEAAPAVAPPKSGKKGKRDAEETPEKQVAAKKQKKNDGVAQAIVKKEVEAKTQKKKEETSNSSDDSSESEDEPAPVKKQAAVVKNGSVPAKKAKQASSSDSSDSSSEEGSSSDEEAPAKNTKPAVAKKAAVPAAKTVKADSSSDSSSDDDSDEDDEPAAKKEVAAAKNGAAPVKKGEISDSSDEESSSDEDDEKSKPAPKKAPTAVNKKESSDSSESDSSSDEDVKPPPKNIPSATAKPKTESSDSSSEEESDEEDVKKAPAVKKASAPPPKKVEDSSSDSSDDSESEDEEAPKKEAKVAKKASSSEEEESEGSDDDEESDEEEAPKKKDTDVEMVDATTPAKQDLKSAKKAPQTPVTPQTQSTGSKTLFVGNLSFQIEDADVRNFFKDAGEVVEVRFSSDAEGNFKGYGHVEFATAEAAQKALELNGEYLMNRAVRLDLARERGAYTPYSGNGNNSFQKGGKGQSRTIFVKGLDASLDEDTIRNSLQEHFGSCGEISRVAIPTDRDSGAVKGFAYLDFKDEGSLNKALELDGSKLNNQSLSVDEAKPKGDFGSGRGGGRSGGWSGGRDGSGRGGRGGRGGRDGGGRGGRRGGGGRFGGGRGGRGTPYNKPNLAAAGTGRKTTFNDED; from the exons ATGGGAAAATCAAGCAAGAAATCAACCCCCAAa GTTGAAGCAGCTCCTGCTGTAGCTCCTCCTAAGTCTGGAAAGAaag GTAAGAGAGATGCTGAAGAAACTCCTGAAAAACAAGTGGCTGCAAAGAAGCAGAAGAAAAACGATGGAGTGGCACAGGCTATTGTGAAGAAAGAGGTTGAAGCTAAGACTCAGAAGAAGAAGGAGGAAACTAGTAATTCTTCCGATGACTCTTCAGAATCCGAAGAT GAACCTGCACCAGTGAAGAAACAGGCTGCTGTCGTGAAGAATGGTTCTGTACCTGCAAAGAAAGCAAAACAAGCTAGTAGTTCTGATTCTTCTGACTCGAGTAGCGAGGAAGGTTCATCCTCTGATGAA GAAGCTCCTGCCAAGAATACAAAGCCTGCAGTTGCTAAAAAGGCTGCTGTTCCAGCTGCTAAGACAGTGAAAGCTGATAGCAGTTCGGATTCTTCTTCTGACGATGATTCTGATGAGGATGAT GAGCCTGCTGCAAAAAAAGAAGTAGCAGCTGCTAAAAATGGTGCTGCACCTGTTAAGAAAGGAGAGATTTCGGATTCTTCAGATGAAGAAAGCAGCTCGGATGAAGATGAT GAAAAATCAAAGCCTGCTCCTAAGAAAGCACCAACTGCTGTTAATAAAAAGGAGTCTAGTGATAGTTCAGAAAGTGACAGCTCTTCGGATGAAGATGTT AAACCTCCTCCAAAGAACATACCTTCAGCAACTGCAAAGCCTAAAACTGAATCTAGCGATAGCAGCTCTGAGGAGGAATCTGATGAAGAG GATGTAAAGAAAGCACCTGCTGTGAAGAAAGCTTCTGCTCCTCCCCCCAAGAAGGTTGAGGATTCCAGCAGTGACTCCTCTGATGACAGTGAGTCTGAGGATGAAGAG GCTCCTAAGAAAGAGGCTAAAGTTGCTAAAAAAGCAAGCAGTAGTGAAGAGGAAGAATCTGAGGGATCAGATGATGACGAAGAAAGTGACGAAGAAGAAGCTCCAAAGAAAAAA GACACAGATGTGGAAATGGTCGATGCTACAACACCTGCCAAGCAGGACTTGAAGTCTGCAAAGAAAGCT CCCCAAACACCTGTAACTCCTCAAACCCAATCCACAGGATCGAAGACACTGTTTGTTGGAAACTTATCCTTTCAAATTGAAGATGCTGATGT AAGGAATTTCTTTAAAGATGCTGGTGAAGTCGTCGAAGTTCGTTTTTCCTCTGATGCTGAGGGGAACTTTAAGGGCTATGGACATGTTGAATTTGCCACTGCAGAGGCTGCACAGAAA GCCCTGGAGTTGAATGGGGAATATTTGATGAACCGTGCTGTTAGACTTGATTTGGCTCGTGAAAGGGGTGCATATACACCATACAGTGG CAATGGGAACAATTCATTCCAGAAAGGTGGAAAAGGTCAATCTCGAACAATATTCGTCAAAGGACTTGATGCATCACTCGATGAGGATACG ATCAGGAATTCCTTGCAAGAACACTTTGGTTCTTGTGGAGAGATTTCTAGGGTGGCTATACCAACAGATCGGGATTCCGGTGCTGTGAAAGG TTTTGCTTACTTGGATTTCAAAGATGAGGGTAGTTTGAACAAAGCTCTAGAACTTGATGGATCAAAACTTAATAATCAATCCTTGTCCGTGGATGAGGCAAAGCCTAAAGGCGATTTTGGCAGTGGAAGAGGTGGTGGTAGGAGTGGTGGATGGAGTGGAGGAAGGGATGGCAGTGGCCGTGGAGGTCGCGGTGGTCGGGGAGGAAGGGATGGTGGTGGCCGCGGTGGTAGGCGTGGTGGTGGTGGTCGGTTTGGCGGTGGCAGAGGTGGACGTGGAACACCTTATAATAAGCCAAACCTTGCTGCTGCTGGCAcag GAAGGAAGACTACTTTTAATGATGAGGATTAA
- the LOC105773899 gene encoding E3 ubiquitin ligase BIG BROTHER-related, with the protein MSAEQKEQVPNPNVNDNDNLNSESKQEERQSSTRTPFTNLSQVDADLALARTLQEQERAYMMLSMNNDGSDYGSWEGGSYLNDDDFNDLHDHDDTDDDDDEGEYDGTDAGDVDAFDFHDHSEDGEDDNDASVELDPADFSSDEAYARALQDAEEREVAARLLALAGINDGGTVTLEDHGHGGNSQDTWEEVDPDELSYEELLALAEVAGTESRGLSADSIASLPSLIFKAGNSQTGTNDSCVICRVDYEDGDSLTALSCKHSYHPECINNWLKINKVCPVCSAEVST; encoded by the exons ATGTCGGCCGAACAAAAGGAACAAGTCCCAAACCCTAATGTTAACGACAACGATAATTTGAACAGTGAAAGTAAACAAGAAGAACGTCAGTCATCGACGAGAACTCCTTTTACTAATCTCAGCCAGGTCGATGCTGACCTCGCTCTTGCTCGAACCCTCCAAgaacag GAAAGGGCATATATGATGCTTAGCATGAATAATGATGGAAGTGATTATGGGAGTTGGGAGGGTGGAAGCTATTTAAACGATGATGATTTCAATGATCTCCATGATCATGACGATACCGATGACGATGATGATGAGGGGGAATATGATGGCACTGATGCTGGTGATGTGGATGCCTTTGATTTTCATGATCATTCTGAGGATGGGGAGGATGATAATGACGCGAGTGTTGAACTCGATCCGGCTGATTTTTCGAGTGACGAGGCTTATGCTAGAGCACTTCAGGATGCTGAAGAAAGAGAAGTGGCTGCTAGATTGTTGGCCTTAGCTGGGATTAATGATG GAGGAACTGTTACCTTAGAGGATCATGGACACGGTGGTAACTCTCAG GATACTTGGGAGGAAGTTGATCCCGATGAGCTTTCATACGAG GAACTCCTTGCACTCGCTGAAGTAGCTGGAACCGAGAGCAGGGGCCTTTCAGCTGATTCAATTGCCTCCTTGCCTTCACTGATATTCAAGGCAGGAAATAGTCAAACTGGAACCAATGATTC GTGCGTCATTTGCCGTGTAGACTACGAGGATGGTGACTCCTTAACAGCACTTTCTTGCAAACATTCATATCATCCCGAGTGCATAAACAATTGGTTGAAAATAAACAAG GTCTGCCCTGTTTGTAGTGCCGAGGTCTCGACCTAA
- the LOC105773852 gene encoding prefoldin subunit 5, with protein MASSRGGGSQQVIRTGDMEKMSLDQLKAVKEQADIEVNLLQDSLNNIRAATGRLENASAALHDLSLRPQGKKMLVPLTASLYVPGTLDDADKVLVDVGTGYFVEKTMAEGKDYCERKINLLKSNFDQLIEVASKKKTLADEAGLILQAKLKQSSPSS; from the exons atggcgTCGTCAAGAGGAGGAGGAAGCCAACAAGTGATCAGAACGGGGgatatggagaagatgagcttAGATCAGCTCAAAGCAGTCAAAGAACAAGCAGATATTGAAGTCAATCTCTTACAAGACAGTCTTAATAACATCCGCGCCGCCACCGGCCGCCTCGAGAACGCCTCCGCCGCTCTCCACGACCTTTCCCTCCGCCCTCAAG ggaAGAAAATGTTGGTTCCTCTCACTGCTTCCCTCTATGTTCCCGGCACACTCGACGATGCCGATAAGGTTCTCGTTGATGTTGGCACTGGATACTTCGTTGAG aaAACAATGGCTGAAGGCAAAGATTATTGCGAGCGTAAGATCAACTTACTGAAATCCAATTTCGATCAACTTATCGAG GTTGCATCTAAGAAGAAAACATTAGCCGATGAAGCTGGACTTATTTTACAAGCAAAATTGAAGCAGTCATCTCCTTCGAGTTAG
- the LOC105773888 gene encoding glutamine synthetase nodule isozyme isoform X2, whose protein sequence is MISPQAIFRDPFRRGRNMLVMCDAYAPTGDPIPTNKRFNADKIFSHPDVIAEEPWYGIEQEYTLFQKDTKWPLGWPVGGFPAPQGPYYCGVGSDKAFGRDIVDSHYKACLFAGIDISGINGEVMPGQWEFQVGPVTGISSGDQVWMARYILERITEIAGAVLSFDPKPVLGDWNGAGAHTNYSTKSMRNDGGINVINEAIEKLSKRHKEHIAAYGKGNERRLTGLHETADINTFSWGVANRGASVRVGRDTEKEGKGYFEDRRPSSNMDPYVVTSMIAETTILWKP, encoded by the exons ATG atcAGTCCTCAAGCGATATTCAGAGATCCATTCAGAAGAGGAAGGAACATGTTg gTGATGTGTGATGCGTATGCACCAACTGGAGACCCCATTCCGACCAACAAAAGATTCAACGCTGACAAGATCTTTAGCCACCCTGACGTGATTGCAGAGGAGCCATG GTATGGCATTGAGCAAGAGTACACACTTTTTCAAAAGGACACTAAATGGCCTCTTGGATGGCCTGTCGGAGGGTTTCCCGCACCACAg GGACCGTACTATTGTGGAGTGGGTTCTGACAAAGCCTTCGGCCGAGACATTGTGGATTCACATTACAAAGCTTGCCTTTTTGCTGGCATTGACATTAGTGGAATCAATGGCGAAGTTATGCCTGGCCAG TGGGAATTCCAAGTAGGTCCAGTTACTGGGATTTCTTCGGGGGATCAAGTATGGATGGCTCGATACATACTCGAG CGAATAACTGAAATCGCAGGAGCTGTTCTTTCTTTTGATCCCAAACCTGTTTTG GGTGATTGGAATGGTGCCGGCGCTCATACTAATTAcag CACAAAGTCTATGAGAAATGATGGTGGGATCAATGTGATAAACGAGGCAATCGAGAAATTGAGTAAAAGGCACAAGGAACACATTGCAGCTTATGGTAAGGGTAATGAGAGACGCTTAACGGGTCTTCACGAGACTGCCGATATCAATACATTCTCTTGG gGTGTTGCAAATAGAGGAGCCTCTGTCCGTGTTGGTCGTGACAccgagaaagaaggaaaag GCTATTTCGAAGATAGAAGGCCATCATCTAACATGGATCCTTACGTTGTGACGTCAATGATAGCTGAAACCACCATTCTATGGAAGCCATAA
- the LOC105773908 gene encoding thioredoxin-like protein YLS8 isoform X1 yields the protein MSYLLPHLHSGWAVDQAILAEEERVVIIRFGHDWDETCMQMDEVLASVAEKIKNFAVIYVVDITEVPEFNTMYELYDPSTVMFFFRNKHIMIDLGTGNNNKINWALKDKQEFIDIVETVYRGARKGRGLVIAPKDYSTKYRY from the exons ATGTCGTACCTGTTGCCGCACTTGCATTCGGGGTGGGCCGTCGATCAGGCCATCCTCGCCGAAGAAGAACGCGTCGTCATCATCCGTTTCGGCCATGATTGGGACGAAACTTGCATGCAG ATGGATGAAGTCCTTGCTTCAGTTgctgaaaaaataaagaactttGCCGTAATTTACGTCGTTGACATAACCGAAGTGCCCGAGTTCAACACGATGTACGAGCTTTACGATCCGTCCACGGTCATGTTCTTCTTTCGAAACAAGCACATCATGATTGATCTCGGCACcggaaacaacaacaaaatcaatTGGGCACTCAAGGACAAGCAAGAGTTCATCGACATCGTCGAAACTGTATACCGCGGAGCAAGAAAGGGTCGCGGTCTCGTGATTGCTCCGAAAGATTACTCGACTAAGTACCGGTACTGA
- the LOC105773908 gene encoding thioredoxin-like protein YLS8 isoform X2 has protein sequence MIGTKLACRDRKDTSRKGKSCFIKSVMHGECNGCSLQMDEVLASVAEKIKNFAVIYVVDITEVPEFNTMYELYDPSTVMFFFRNKHIMIDLGTGNNNKINWALKDKQEFIDIVETVYRGARKGRGLVIAPKDYSTKYRY, from the exons ATGATTGGGACGAAACTTGCATGCAG AGATAGGAAAGACACTTCAAGAAAAGGAAAGTCCTGCTTTATAAAATCGGTTATGCATGGAGAATGTAATGGCTGCAGTCTGCAG ATGGATGAAGTCCTTGCTTCAGTTgctgaaaaaataaagaactttGCCGTAATTTACGTCGTTGACATAACCGAAGTGCCCGAGTTCAACACGATGTACGAGCTTTACGATCCGTCCACGGTCATGTTCTTCTTTCGAAACAAGCACATCATGATTGATCTCGGCACcggaaacaacaacaaaatcaatTGGGCACTCAAGGACAAGCAAGAGTTCATCGACATCGTCGAAACTGTATACCGCGGAGCAAGAAAGGGTCGCGGTCTCGTGATTGCTCCGAAAGATTACTCGACTAAGTACCGGTACTGA
- the LOC105773882 gene encoding uncharacterized protein LOC105773882 produces MERERCNSIANGDYSYSANGIYSEICNDYSILEKERDQSSPDPSLRGNGYIEHPVSRFDTMAGVAIKYGVEVADIKKMNGLVTDFQMFALKSIQIPLPGRHPPSPCSSNGCEAIGQNNVNQTTAQHLPPDLLDSFQSLKTTHRRVSPAMSSLQGFYALKSTERNTVPEGFEMAVYRKGETHFPDDSPFLKPSSASYPSLKLHRNCKNKANAFFDENGEVGTNVMSVVEAAKESEDKSNEKLFKRRPKSEADCTPEKLLEDNTSTGGFSTITSKGLALRTKAASRTNLLIDAEVGFNPASIGIGDGFVVDKFSAVRKSYSTSNLQDQDGSTSLSSPMTAPKWSRKPDLQPLSTAAITASFFDGLSMPMSARKNKAALD; encoded by the exons ATGGAAAGAGAAAGGTGTAATAGCATTGCCAATGGAGATTACAGTTACAGCGCGAATGGAATATACAGTGAAATTTGCAACGATTACAGTATTTTAGAGAAAGAAAGGGATCAAAGTTCGCCGGATCCGTCGTTACGGGGTAATGGTTACATTGAACATCCCGTTTCCCGGTTCGATACTATGGCCGGCGTCGCCATCAAGTACGGCGTTGAG GTAGCTGATATAAAAAAGATGAACGGTCTGGTTACAGATTTTCAAATGTTTGCTCTTAAGTCAATTCAGATTCCTTTACCAGGGCGGCATCCGCCGTCGCCTTGCTCGTCAAATGGTTGCGAAGCAATAGG ACAAAACAATGTGAACCAAACGACGGCCCAACATTTGCCTCCCGATTTGCTCGATTCGTTCCAGTCGTTGAAAACGACTCATCGAAGGGTCTCTCCTGCAATGTCATCATTGCAAGGTTTCTATGCCCTTAAATCGACAGAAAGAAATACGGTACCCGAAGGTTTCGAGATGGCGGTATACAGGAAAGGGGAAACTCATTTTCCGGACGATAGTCCGTTCTTGAAACCCTCCTCTGCTTCCTACCCATCTTTGAAGCTTCATCGGAATTGTAAAAACAAAGCTAATgcattttttgatgaaaatggtgaAGTCGGAACCAATGTCATGTCTGTTGTAGAAGCTGCTAAAGAAAGTGAAGATAAGTCGAATGAGAAACTGTTCAAAAGGCGGCCAAAATCGGAGGCCGACTGTACCCCTGAAAAGCTATTGGAAGATAACACCAGCACCGGAGGGTTTTCCACGATAACATCGAAAGGCTTGGCACTAAGAACCAAAGCAGCAAGCCGTACTAATTTATTAATCGATGCCGAGGTAGGGTTCAATCCCGCTTCAATAGGTATCGGAGACGGTTTCGTGGTTGATAAATTTTCTGCAGTGAGGAAATCATATAGTACGTCGAATTTGCAAGATCAAGATGGTAGTACTAGTTTATCATCCCCCATGACAGCGCCTAAATGGAGCCGGAAGCCGGATTTACAACCACTTTCAACCGCCGCCATTACAGCATCGTTTTTTGACGGATTGTCGATGCCAATGTCCGCTCGTAAAAACAAAGCCGCTCTCGATTAG
- the LOC105773888 gene encoding glutamine synthetase nodule isozyme isoform X1, with protein sequence MSLLNDLVNLNLCDVTEKVIAEYIWIGGSGMDMRSKARTLPGPESDPSRLPKWNYDGSSTEQATGDNSEVIICPQAIFRDPFRRGRNMLVMCDAYAPTGDPIPTNKRFNADKIFSHPDVIAEEPWYGIEQEYTLFQKDTKWPLGWPVGGFPAPQGPYYCGVGSDKAFGRDIVDSHYKACLFAGIDISGINGEVMPGQWEFQVGPVTGISSGDQVWMARYILERITEIAGAVLSFDPKPVLGDWNGAGAHTNYSTKSMRNDGGINVINEAIEKLSKRHKEHIAAYGKGNERRLTGLHETADINTFSWGVANRGASVRVGRDTEKEGKGYFEDRRPSSNMDPYVVTSMIAETTILWKP encoded by the exons ATGTCTCTTCTCAACGATCTCGTTAATCTCAATCTATGCGACGTCACTGAAAAAGTCATAGCTGAATACATATG GATCGGTGGATCTGGCATGGATATGAGGAGCAAAGCAAGA ACATTGCCAGGACCGGAGTCGGATCCTTCAAGACTTCCTAAATGGAACTACGACGGTTCCAGCACGGAGCAGGCCACCGGTGATAACAGTGAAGTTATTATATG TCCTCAAGCGATATTCAGAGATCCATTCAGAAGAGGAAGGAACATGTTg gTGATGTGTGATGCGTATGCACCAACTGGAGACCCCATTCCGACCAACAAAAGATTCAACGCTGACAAGATCTTTAGCCACCCTGACGTGATTGCAGAGGAGCCATG GTATGGCATTGAGCAAGAGTACACACTTTTTCAAAAGGACACTAAATGGCCTCTTGGATGGCCTGTCGGAGGGTTTCCCGCACCACAg GGACCGTACTATTGTGGAGTGGGTTCTGACAAAGCCTTCGGCCGAGACATTGTGGATTCACATTACAAAGCTTGCCTTTTTGCTGGCATTGACATTAGTGGAATCAATGGCGAAGTTATGCCTGGCCAG TGGGAATTCCAAGTAGGTCCAGTTACTGGGATTTCTTCGGGGGATCAAGTATGGATGGCTCGATACATACTCGAG CGAATAACTGAAATCGCAGGAGCTGTTCTTTCTTTTGATCCCAAACCTGTTTTG GGTGATTGGAATGGTGCCGGCGCTCATACTAATTAcag CACAAAGTCTATGAGAAATGATGGTGGGATCAATGTGATAAACGAGGCAATCGAGAAATTGAGTAAAAGGCACAAGGAACACATTGCAGCTTATGGTAAGGGTAATGAGAGACGCTTAACGGGTCTTCACGAGACTGCCGATATCAATACATTCTCTTGG gGTGTTGCAAATAGAGGAGCCTCTGTCCGTGTTGGTCGTGACAccgagaaagaaggaaaag GCTATTTCGAAGATAGAAGGCCATCATCTAACATGGATCCTTACGTTGTGACGTCAATGATAGCTGAAACCACCATTCTATGGAAGCCATAA